The Halomonas binhaiensis nucleotide sequence CCAGCACTCGGTATGAATCTGGCACTGACTTGTTTTCGAGGTGAAAGATCATGCCTTTGAGCCGTAATCCAAAACTGCTGTTTCTGAGCAACGATCCGTTAAAAATGTCGCGGCAACTGGGGGCGCAAGCGTTGACCCTGGAACAAGCCGCACCATTGCGTGATGATATTTCTACCGATGAAATAACGCCGATTCCCGTATTGGCATATTTTGACAATCGCTTGGCTTCATACCCCTATGTCGGCTTGAAGACCGGCGCTGTACTGCCAATCGGAAAGGACGATGTGGTTTCCCGGGGCTACGAAGTAACTGTCGCGGGCAAACGCTACGGCAAGGGCTCGTCACGTGAACATAGCCCTCTGGCGGAAAAAAAGGCCGGGATACGCTTGGTAATTGCCGAAAGCTTCGAGCGTATCTACCGACAAAATGCCGACAATATTGGCTTGCTGACCTCCACCGACCTGTCATTGGTGCCTCGGCTGCTGGCAGGCGAAGACATACCGCTCAGTGAATTGATCGGTAGCAGAGACACACTGTCGACTGCCATTCTCAAAAGCGGGGGGCTGCTGAACTACGGCCGTGACCACCTGAGCAACGAGACCGACTTACCCGCCGAGTGCTCCCTGGATTTACCCGCCGGGCCCCTGACTTTTGCCGAAAAAATCATCCATCGACATTTGATCAAGGCCCGTGGAGCTGAACACGTCGACTATGGCTCGGGCATTCTGATGCGGGCCGACTGGCGCTTTATCCATGAGTACTACACCGGACTCTGTGCTCATCTGCTTCACGATTGCTTCGGCGAAACGTTCGAACTTCATAAACCGCAATCGATTCTGGCGTTTGAGGACCATCTGTCCTACAAGCGCCGAAGCCCGGCGCACCTGGGACAGAATCTGGTGGGTGAGCTTGATGGATTGTCTCGTGCTCATCGTGACTTTGTGCAACGGCACGGTATCAAGGCCCACGGCTATCTGCCCGCCGAAGGCAGCGAGGGCATATCCCATGCCATGATGGCCGAGACCTATGCGTTGCCCGGACAGGTCGTCGTCGGCACTGACTCTCATACTCCCCACAGCGGCGCATTGGGCTGTTTGGCATTCGGAGTGGGCACCACCGATATGGCTAATGCCTTCATGACAGGATCGGTAAGAGCCGTTTACCCACAGAGCTTGCGTATCTTACTCCAGGGTCGGTTAGCGGCCGGGGTGACGGCCAAGGATCTGGTACTGGCGCTGTTGTCTGACAGTCGCATCAAAGCAGGGTTGGGTGTCGGTAAGATTTTCGAGTTCAGCGGTCCTGCCGTGGCGTATCTCTCCACCGATGAACGCACCACGCTGACCAACATGACTGCCGAGCTGGGAGGGTTCACCGGCATCGTCGTACCCGACCAGGAAACGGTGCGTTTTCTGAAGGAACGACGAGACATCGACTTTGAGCTTGAGTCCTGGATGAGCAGCGATCCGGGTGCTGTCTATGCCGATACGATAGAGCTCGACTGCGGTGAAGTGCTGCCGATGATTGCCTCTCCCGGAGACCCTGGTAACGGCTGCAGTCTTACCGACATGACGGAACGGGTCAGGGTCGATATTGCGTATGGTGGTTCATGTACCGCAGGCAAGCGCGACGACTTCGATCACTATTTTGACGTGATCAACTGGGCGCTCGAACAGGGACTGACTTGTCATCCGGACGTGAAGTTGTTCTTGCAGTTCGGCACGGTCGATGTACGTGAATACTGTGAACAGAAGAACTACTTGTCGGCTTTCCGGAGATTTGGTGCAGAACTGCTCCAGCCAGCCTGCGGAGCCTGTGCGAACTGTGGGCCAGGGTCATCGGTGGACAAAGATCAGGTGACCGTCAGCGCCATCAATCGCAATTTTCCTGGGCGCTCCGGGCCTGGCCAAGTGTGGTTGGCCAGCCCACCCACCGTGGTCGCCAGCGCAGTAGCGGGGTACATCACCTCATTTAGCGCGCTGCGTACCCGTCACGAAACCCGCGACATGGGCATCGCTGAAGTCTGTCACGGGTGATCCGGCGAACGGAAGGCGCATACCCTTGCGCCTTTTGTCACTCTTTGACAAAACGAATATCTGCTTCGAGAAACCTTTGCGCAAATCATTCGATGTGATGCGGGCGCGGATGCTCTATACCACCAAGCACAAGAAGAAAGCGCCGCAGACCAAGGGGCTCCGAACAGGTAATCCCATCTCGACCCGACCAGCCGCCCAAGGGCGGCTTTTTCTCGCTCGGGCGGGAATGTGTATCACCCAGGATAATTCGAGGAACATTCCTGTGATCAGGTAAGCGGAAGCATCACATGCTGTTGGTAGCCAGGGCGCTCGCACAAGCGTTCATACCAAGCTGTCAGGTGCGGTAGCTCAGGACGTTCGAT carries:
- a CDS encoding aconitase family protein, whose translation is MPLSRNPKLLFLSNDPLKMSRQLGAQALTLEQAAPLRDDISTDEITPIPVLAYFDNRLASYPYVGLKTGAVLPIGKDDVVSRGYEVTVAGKRYGKGSSREHSPLAEKKAGIRLVIAESFERIYRQNADNIGLLTSTDLSLVPRLLAGEDIPLSELIGSRDTLSTAILKSGGLLNYGRDHLSNETDLPAECSLDLPAGPLTFAEKIIHRHLIKARGAEHVDYGSGILMRADWRFIHEYYTGLCAHLLHDCFGETFELHKPQSILAFEDHLSYKRRSPAHLGQNLVGELDGLSRAHRDFVQRHGIKAHGYLPAEGSEGISHAMMAETYALPGQVVVGTDSHTPHSGALGCLAFGVGTTDMANAFMTGSVRAVYPQSLRILLQGRLAAGVTAKDLVLALLSDSRIKAGLGVGKIFEFSGPAVAYLSTDERTTLTNMTAELGGFTGIVVPDQETVRFLKERRDIDFELESWMSSDPGAVYADTIELDCGEVLPMIASPGDPGNGCSLTDMTERVRVDIAYGGSCTAGKRDDFDHYFDVINWALEQGLTCHPDVKLFLQFGTVDVREYCEQKNYLSAFRRFGAELLQPACGACANCGPGSSVDKDQVTVSAINRNFPGRSGPGQVWLASPPTVVASAVAGYITSFSALRTRHETRDMGIAEVCHG